A genomic window from Methylorubrum extorquens includes:
- a CDS encoding GGDEF domain-containing protein, whose product MRLDLSTLLFMTVAVTFVVGVLFLLSWSQTRRERSLAVWGIAHIVGSGASLMLGLRGQIPDSLSIGLANAVMIGGYGLIWSGVRAFEGRPLRLGWVLAGAVTWLAACLIPAFFESLAARVSLASILAGLYCASGARLIWQGRSEPLVSRYPALVLLATYAGLYWIRIPLAFAMPMPIPASVAIASPWIAILCFAGTLFSVAIAFVFMALTKERAEREQRLAAETDSLTGIANRRALVAGAERRLAVAPAALLLFDLDHFKAINDRYGHSVGDAALAAFCHVADPLLPPGAVFGRMGGEEFACLLPRLDERAALRVAEDVRAAVARFVHPDYPELAMRVSVGVAVESQIRGSLDYLLRRADDALYRAKHAGRDRVVAAGEDRLPVAETAGPCIGLRATEGRRSRMRSP is encoded by the coding sequence ATGCGCCTCGATCTCTCGACGCTTCTCTTCATGACGGTCGCCGTCACCTTCGTGGTGGGCGTGCTGTTCCTGTTGTCGTGGAGCCAGACCCGACGCGAGCGCTCCCTGGCGGTCTGGGGCATCGCCCACATCGTCGGCAGTGGCGCGTCGCTGATGCTGGGCCTGCGGGGGCAGATCCCGGACAGCCTGTCCATCGGCCTCGCCAACGCGGTGATGATCGGCGGCTATGGGTTGATCTGGAGCGGCGTGCGCGCCTTCGAGGGCCGCCCGTTGCGGCTCGGCTGGGTCTTGGCCGGCGCGGTGACCTGGCTCGCGGCCTGCTTGATCCCTGCCTTCTTCGAGTCGCTCGCCGCCCGCGTCAGCCTCGCCTCGATCCTCGCCGGGCTCTACTGCGCCTCCGGCGCACGCCTGATCTGGCAGGGCCGCAGCGAGCCCCTGGTCTCCCGTTATCCGGCGCTGGTGTTGCTGGCCACCTATGCCGGCCTCTATTGGATCCGCATACCGTTGGCGTTCGCCATGCCGATGCCGATACCGGCCTCGGTCGCGATCGCCTCGCCGTGGATCGCCATCCTCTGCTTTGCCGGCACGCTGTTCTCGGTCGCAATCGCCTTCGTGTTCATGGCGCTGACCAAGGAGCGGGCTGAGCGTGAACAGCGGCTCGCAGCCGAGACCGATTCGCTCACGGGGATCGCCAACCGCCGCGCTCTGGTCGCCGGCGCCGAGCGGCGCCTCGCCGTCGCACCGGCTGCGCTGCTCCTGTTCGACCTCGACCACTTCAAGGCGATCAACGACCGCTACGGCCACAGCGTCGGCGACGCGGCTTTGGCCGCTTTCTGCCATGTCGCCGACCCTCTGCTGCCGCCCGGGGCGGTGTTCGGGCGGATGGGCGGCGAGGAATTCGCGTGCCTGCTGCCACGGCTCGACGAGCGGGCGGCCTTGCGGGTCGCCGAGGATGTCCGGGCCGCGGTCGCGCGCTTCGTTCATCCGGATTATCCGGAACTCGCGATGCGCGTGAGCGTGGGCGTGGCGGTCGAAAGCCAGATCCGCGGCAGCCTGGATTACCTGCTGCGCCGGGCCGACGACGCCCTTTACCGCGCCAAGCATGCCGGACGCGACAGGGTGGTCGCCGCGGGCGAGGATCGCCTTCCCGTCGCCGAGACGGCGGGCCCGTGCATCGGCCTTCGCGCCACGGAAGGTCGACGGAGCCGGATGCGGTCG
- a CDS encoding site-specific tyrosine recombinase XerD gives MNADGSALPGGAEDPGQLFLDMLAAERGAAANTLAAYRRDLDDYLGYLVQAGIDPEEAQADQVRAYIASLEPRGLKASSAARRLSCIRGFHRFLYAEGHSETDPTAPVAAPRRAKGLPKVLSVAEVDRLLATARDRVEAAGDDRAEARSAARMLCLLELLYATGLRVSELVALPRSAAATRERYLVVKGKGGRERLVPLTDLAREAMRAHVAYLTAEGAWLFPAESESGHLTRQAFARDLKTAAAAAGLRADRVSPHVLRHAFASHLLQNGADLRIVQELLGHADISTTQIYTHVLDERLKGMVRDLHPLNDRGEQVGVSNVSPKEPY, from the coding sequence ATGAACGCGGACGGTTCCGCGCTGCCAGGCGGAGCGGAGGATCCGGGTCAGCTCTTTCTCGACATGCTCGCCGCCGAACGCGGTGCGGCAGCCAACACCCTGGCCGCCTATCGGCGCGACCTCGACGACTATCTCGGCTACCTCGTGCAAGCCGGGATCGATCCGGAGGAGGCGCAGGCCGATCAGGTTCGCGCCTACATCGCCTCCCTCGAGCCGCGCGGACTGAAGGCGTCGTCGGCCGCCCGGCGCCTCTCCTGCATCCGCGGCTTCCACCGCTTCCTCTACGCGGAGGGCCATTCCGAAACCGATCCGACCGCACCGGTCGCAGCCCCCCGGCGCGCCAAGGGCCTGCCGAAGGTCCTGTCGGTGGCGGAGGTCGATCGCCTGCTCGCGACGGCGCGGGACCGGGTTGAGGCCGCGGGCGACGACCGGGCCGAGGCCCGTTCGGCCGCGCGAATGCTCTGCCTGCTCGAACTCCTCTACGCCACGGGCTTGCGCGTTTCGGAACTCGTGGCCCTGCCGCGCTCGGCCGCCGCCACCCGCGAGCGCTACCTCGTGGTCAAGGGCAAGGGCGGACGCGAGCGCCTCGTGCCGCTCACCGACCTCGCCCGCGAAGCCATGCGCGCCCACGTTGCGTACCTCACCGCGGAGGGGGCCTGGCTGTTTCCCGCCGAGAGCGAGAGCGGACATCTCACCCGGCAGGCCTTCGCCCGCGACCTCAAGACCGCCGCCGCTGCGGCGGGCCTGCGGGCCGACCGGGTGAGCCCGCACGTCCTGCGCCACGCCTTCGCCAGCCACCTGCTCCAGAACGGCGCGGATTTGCGCATCGTCCAGGAGTTGCTGGGGCATGCCGACATTTCGACCACGCAGATCTACACGCACGTCCTCGATGAACGGTTGAAGGGCATGGTGCGCGATCTTCACCCCCTCAACGACCGGGGCGAACAGGTCGGGGTGAGCAATGTTTCCCCTAAAGAACCGTATTAA
- a CDS encoding histidine kinase encodes MPTLFRFLATIAILAGLVFAGMFALATFVEPTPREISVTIPPAKLQPGGR; translated from the coding sequence TTGCCCACCCTGTTCCGTTTCCTCGCCACGATCGCGATCCTCGCGGGCCTCGTCTTCGCCGGGATGTTCGCACTGGCGACCTTCGTTGAGCCGACGCCGCGGGAGATCAGCGTCACCATTCCCCCAGCGAAGCTCCAGCCGGGCGGGCGATGA
- the gloB gene encoding hydroxyacylglutathione hydrolase: MTRAAPEIRTFLCRSDNIGVLIRDPASGACAAIDVPEAGPVLAAFDAEGWQLTDILVTHRHGDHIEGIPEVVERTGARVTVPEKARGAVPGAARTVKEGDTVTVGGLTAAVWETPGHCADHVTYHFADAGVVFSGDTLFTLGCGRVMEAEPETLWRSLSRFLDLPDATAVYSGHDYVLSNGRFALAADPDNADLKERVAEAERLAEQGRFLIPSTIGEEKATNPFLRVGQPVLARSAGLEPGSDPAAVFTALRAWKNRF; the protein is encoded by the coding sequence ATGACGAGAGCAGCCCCCGAAATCCGCACCTTCCTGTGCCGGAGCGACAATATCGGCGTGCTGATCCGCGATCCCGCCAGCGGCGCCTGCGCCGCCATCGACGTGCCGGAGGCCGGGCCCGTGCTTGCCGCCTTCGACGCGGAGGGCTGGCAACTCACCGACATTCTCGTCACCCACCGCCACGGCGACCATATCGAGGGGATCCCCGAGGTGGTGGAGCGCACCGGCGCGCGGGTGACCGTGCCGGAGAAGGCACGCGGGGCGGTGCCGGGCGCCGCCCGCACCGTCAAGGAGGGCGACACGGTGACGGTCGGCGGTCTCACCGCCGCGGTCTGGGAAACGCCGGGGCATTGCGCCGACCACGTGACCTACCATTTCGCCGATGCCGGCGTGGTGTTCTCGGGCGACACCCTGTTCACCCTTGGCTGCGGCCGGGTGATGGAGGCCGAGCCCGAGACGCTCTGGCGCTCCCTCAGCCGCTTCCTCGACCTGCCCGACGCGACCGCGGTCTATAGCGGTCACGATTACGTTCTCTCGAACGGCCGCTTCGCCCTGGCCGCCGATCCGGACAACGCCGATCTGAAGGAGCGCGTGGCCGAAGCCGAGCGGCTGGCCGAGCAGGGCCGCTTCCTGATCCCGTCGACCATCGGCGAGGAGAAGGCGACGAATCCGTTCCTGCGCGTGGGCCAGCCGGTGCTCGCCCGCTCGGCTGGACTTGAGCCGGGCTCCGACCCGGCGGCGGTGTTCACCGCGCTGCGGGCCTGGAAGAACCGATTCTGA
- a CDS encoding class I SAM-dependent methyltransferase — protein sequence MRLDVTDLRAFYASPLGVVTHRVVGRTIHGFLGSVSGLRVLGLGYVTPYLGPVHVIAERTLAFMPATQGVVNWPSSGRSVTALADLTMLPLPEAAVDRVILVHGLEAVESPSELLAEVWRVLTPGGRLILVVPNRTGVWARRDATPFGHGQPYSRSQLSRLMRDTLFSPEGWAETLYMPPIRSRFWLRTAAAWERFGTGLAMPFAGLHVVDATKQLYRPIAVRQVRRLESRVPARVLVPAGQPG from the coding sequence ATGCGCCTCGACGTCACGGACCTACGCGCGTTCTACGCCAGTCCGCTCGGCGTCGTCACGCACCGTGTCGTCGGCCGGACGATCCACGGCTTCCTCGGCTCCGTCTCGGGGCTGCGCGTGCTCGGTCTCGGCTACGTTACGCCCTATCTCGGCCCCGTCCACGTCATTGCCGAGCGGACGCTGGCCTTCATGCCGGCGACGCAGGGGGTCGTGAACTGGCCCTCCAGCGGGCGCTCGGTGACGGCTTTGGCCGACCTCACCATGCTGCCCCTGCCCGAGGCGGCGGTCGATCGCGTCATCCTCGTCCACGGCCTCGAAGCGGTGGAAAGCCCGAGCGAGCTGCTCGCCGAAGTGTGGCGGGTGCTGACACCGGGCGGACGCCTGATCCTCGTCGTGCCCAACCGTACCGGCGTCTGGGCGCGGCGCGACGCGACGCCGTTCGGCCACGGCCAGCCCTACAGCCGGTCGCAGCTCTCGCGGCTGATGCGCGACACGCTGTTCTCGCCGGAGGGCTGGGCCGAGACGCTCTACATGCCGCCGATCCGCAGCCGGTTCTGGCTCCGCACCGCCGCAGCCTGGGAGCGGTTCGGCACCGGCCTCGCCATGCCGTTCGCCGGCCTGCACGTCGTGGACGCGACGAAGCAGCTTTACCGGCCGATTGCCGTGCGGCAGGTGCGCCGGCTGGAAAGCCGCGTGCCGGCGCGGGTGCTGGTGCCCGCCGGACAGCCGGGCTAA
- a CDS encoding MarC family protein, whose translation MLPSVGFETVLTSFLLALSSLFSIVNPVGSALMFAQITSDRSQAERAELSRRIGFYAALVMLAALWAGAPILNFFGVSLAALRIAGGLFVAAFAWTMLTAPEAREARKHAEVETEPETGENLAEVAFFPLTLPFTTGPGTIAVAIALGANRPSEPGDLAGFFLGASLAALAIAGVIRLAYGSADRVVTLIGSVRARVLGRLSAFLLLCVGTQITVSGVSDVLGPLIAAQRV comes from the coding sequence ATGCTGCCATCCGTTGGCTTCGAAACCGTGCTGACGAGCTTCCTGCTCGCGCTGTCCAGCCTGTTCTCGATCGTGAACCCGGTCGGCTCCGCGCTGATGTTCGCGCAGATCACCTCCGACCGCTCACAGGCCGAGCGGGCGGAGCTGTCGCGGCGGATCGGCTTCTACGCCGCCCTCGTCATGCTGGCCGCCCTCTGGGCCGGCGCCCCGATCCTCAACTTCTTCGGCGTGTCGCTGGCGGCCCTGCGCATCGCCGGCGGCCTGTTCGTGGCGGCCTTCGCTTGGACCATGCTCACCGCCCCCGAGGCGCGGGAGGCCCGCAAGCATGCCGAGGTCGAGACCGAGCCGGAGACCGGCGAAAACCTCGCCGAGGTCGCGTTCTTCCCGCTCACCTTGCCCTTCACCACCGGGCCCGGAACCATTGCCGTCGCCATCGCGCTCGGCGCGAACCGCCCCTCCGAGCCCGGCGACCTCGCCGGCTTCTTCCTGGGCGCCTCCCTGGCGGCCCTGGCCATCGCCGGGGTGATCCGTCTTGCCTACGGCTCGGCGGACCGGGTCGTGACCCTGATCGGATCGGTGCGGGCACGGGTGCTCGGGCGTCTGTCGGCCTTCCTGCTGCTCTGCGTCGGCACGCAGATCACCGTCAGCGGCGTATCGGATGTGCTGGGGCCGCTAATCGCGGCGCAGCGGGTATAG
- the dapB gene encoding 4-hydroxy-tetrahydrodipicolinate reductase → MKLVVVGAEGRMGRMLIRAVAEAEGCTLHGAVERAGSAVIGQDAGILAGLGELGVPVSDDPLSQFVAADGVLDFTAPAATVAFAELAAQARIVHVVGTTGLSEDDLTRLKAASYHARIVRSGNMSLGVNLLAGLVRKVAATLGPEFDIEVLEMHHRMKVDAPSGTALLLGEAAAEGRDVSLTETRVSTRDGHTGARRPGDIGFATLRGGSVVGDHSVIFAGPSERITLSHHAEDRAIFARGAVRAAQWAFDKPPGLYGMDDVLGLRD, encoded by the coding sequence ATGAAGCTCGTCGTTGTGGGCGCCGAAGGGCGCATGGGGCGGATGCTGATCCGTGCGGTCGCGGAGGCCGAGGGCTGCACGCTGCACGGCGCCGTCGAGCGCGCGGGCTCGGCCGTCATCGGCCAGGATGCGGGGATCCTGGCCGGCCTCGGCGAACTCGGCGTGCCGGTGAGCGACGACCCCCTGTCGCAGTTCGTAGCCGCCGACGGGGTTCTGGACTTCACCGCCCCCGCCGCGACGGTCGCCTTCGCCGAACTCGCCGCACAGGCCCGCATCGTCCACGTCGTCGGCACCACGGGACTATCCGAGGACGACCTGACGCGGCTGAAGGCGGCGAGCTACCATGCCCGCATCGTGCGCTCGGGCAACATGTCGCTCGGCGTCAACCTGCTGGCCGGCCTCGTGCGCAAGGTCGCCGCCACGCTGGGCCCGGAATTCGACATCGAGGTGCTGGAGATGCACCACCGCATGAAGGTCGATGCCCCCTCCGGCACGGCCCTGCTGCTCGGCGAGGCGGCGGCGGAAGGCCGGGACGTGTCTCTGACCGAGACTCGCGTCTCGACCCGCGACGGCCATACCGGCGCGCGCCGGCCCGGCGATATCGGTTTCGCGACTCTGCGCGGCGGCTCGGTGGTCGGCGACCACAGCGTGATCTTCGCCGGCCCCTCGGAGCGGATCACGCTCTCGCACCACGCCGAGGACCGGGCCATCTTCGCCCGCGGTGCCGTACGGGCGGCGCAATGGGCCTTCGACAAGCCGCCGGGCCTCTACGGCATGGACGACGTGCTGGGGCTTCGCGACTAG
- a CDS encoding 2,3-bisphosphoglycerate-dependent phosphoglycerate mutase, which yields MERLLVLARHGQSEWNLKKLFTGWRDPELTELGIDEARRAGRWLKGQGTQFDVAFTSNLRRAQNTCSLILEEMGQGGLETIRNEALNERDYGDLSGLNKDDARERWGDAQVHEWRRSYDVPPPGGESLKDTAARVLPYYIQTILPRVMSGERVLVAAHGNSLRALVMVLDGMTTKTIASLEIATGIPLVYQLKADTTVESKTVLDKDIDQDD from the coding sequence ATGGAGCGCCTGCTCGTCCTCGCTCGGCATGGCCAGAGCGAATGGAACCTGAAGAAGCTGTTCACCGGCTGGCGCGACCCGGAGCTGACGGAGCTCGGGATCGACGAGGCCCGCCGCGCCGGGCGCTGGCTCAAGGGCCAGGGCACGCAATTCGACGTGGCTTTCACCTCGAACCTGCGGCGCGCCCAGAACACCTGTTCGCTGATCCTCGAGGAGATGGGCCAGGGGGGCCTGGAGACGATCCGCAACGAGGCATTGAACGAGCGCGACTACGGCGACCTCTCCGGCCTCAACAAGGACGATGCCCGCGAGCGCTGGGGCGACGCGCAGGTTCACGAGTGGCGCCGCTCCTACGACGTGCCCCCGCCCGGCGGCGAGAGCCTCAAGGACACCGCCGCACGGGTGCTGCCCTATTACATCCAGACGATCCTGCCGCGCGTCATGTCGGGCGAGCGGGTGCTGGTCGCGGCCCACGGCAACTCGCTGCGGGCCCTGGTCATGGTCCTCGACGGCATGACCACCAAGACCATCGCCAGCCTCGAGATCGCCACCGGCATCCCCCTGGTCTACCAGCTCAAGGCCGACACCACGGTCGAATCGAAGACGGTCCTCGACAAGGACATCGACCAGGACGACTGA
- the bchI gene encoding magnesium chelatase ATPase subunit I, which produces MPAFPFTAIVAQEEMKRALLIAAVDPSVGGVLVFGDRGTGKSTAVRALAALLPKIRAVAGCPYSCSPDSPAEACPHCVRGRGKSHQIPVPVVDLPLGATEDRVVGALDLERALTKGEKAFEPGLLARANRGFLYIDEANLLEDHLVDLLLDVAASGVNTVEREGLSLRHPARFVLVGSGNPEEGELRPQLLDRFGLACEVTTPTDIATRIEVVRRRDAYERDGEAFCAAQAKAEKALQKTILAARERLGGVSVPDDVLENAARLCLALGTDGLRGELTLMRTARALAALDGAETVSVAHLRQVAPSALRHRLRRNPLDESGSTARVARAVEEVLGPG; this is translated from the coding sequence GTGCCTGCCTTTCCCTTCACCGCCATCGTCGCCCAGGAGGAGATGAAGCGGGCGCTCCTGATCGCGGCGGTCGATCCGTCCGTCGGCGGCGTCCTCGTCTTCGGCGACCGGGGCACCGGCAAGTCCACCGCGGTGCGGGCGCTCGCGGCGCTGCTGCCGAAGATCCGGGCGGTCGCCGGCTGCCCTTATTCCTGCTCGCCCGACAGCCCGGCCGAGGCCTGCCCGCACTGCGTGCGCGGACGCGGCAAGAGCCACCAGATCCCGGTGCCGGTGGTCGACCTGCCGCTCGGCGCCACCGAGGACCGGGTGGTCGGCGCGCTCGATCTGGAGCGGGCGCTGACCAAGGGGGAAAAGGCGTTCGAGCCGGGCCTGCTGGCGCGGGCCAACCGCGGCTTCCTCTACATCGACGAGGCGAACCTGCTGGAGGATCATCTCGTGGACCTCCTGCTCGACGTGGCGGCCTCGGGCGTCAACACCGTCGAGCGCGAGGGCCTGTCGCTTCGCCATCCGGCCCGCTTCGTCCTCGTCGGCAGCGGCAACCCGGAGGAGGGGGAGTTGCGTCCGCAGCTTCTCGACCGCTTCGGTCTCGCCTGCGAGGTGACGACGCCGACCGACATCGCCACCCGCATCGAGGTCGTGCGGCGGCGCGACGCCTACGAGCGCGACGGCGAGGCGTTCTGTGCTGCGCAAGCCAAGGCGGAGAAGGCGCTCCAGAAGACGATCTTGGCCGCGCGGGAGCGGCTGGGCGGCGTGAGCGTGCCCGATGATGTGCTTGAAAATGCGGCCCGGCTCTGCCTCGCGCTCGGCACCGACGGCCTGCGCGGCGAACTCACGCTGATGCGCACCGCCCGGGCGCTCGCCGCCCTCGACGGGGCCGAGACGGTGTCCGTCGCGCATCTCAGGCAGGTTGCGCCGAGTGCGCTCCGCCACCGCCTGCGCCGCAACCCCCTCGACGAGTCGGGCTCCACGGCGCGCGTGGCGCGGGCCGTGGAGGAGGTGTTGGGACCGGGCTGA
- the ptsN gene encoding PTS IIA-like nitrogen regulatory protein PtsN produces MPMLEFLNPDSVVSSLRVRDKKHVLQELAAHAVRHLPHLSERDVFETLLHRERLGSTGIGDGVAIPHGKLPQLDRLFGLVARLDKPVDFDALDGQPIDVAFLLLAPEGAGADHLKALAQVARLLREPGMLERIRSARDATALYALLANGPTTQAA; encoded by the coding sequence ATGCCGATGCTCGAATTTCTGAACCCGGACTCGGTCGTTTCTTCCTTGCGCGTGCGGGACAAAAAGCACGTCCTGCAGGAACTGGCCGCCCATGCGGTTCGCCACCTCCCGCACCTGTCCGAGCGCGACGTCTTCGAAACCCTGCTCCACCGTGAGCGCCTCGGCTCCACCGGGATCGGCGACGGCGTGGCGATCCCCCACGGCAAGCTCCCCCAACTCGACCGGCTGTTCGGTCTCGTCGCCCGGCTGGATAAGCCCGTGGATTTCGACGCCCTCGACGGCCAACCCATCGACGTCGCTTTTCTCCTGCTCGCTCCCGAGGGCGCGGGGGCCGACCACTTGAAGGCGCTGGCCCAGGTCGCCCGACTCCTGCGCGAGCCCGGCATGCTGGAGCGCATCCGCAGCGCCCGCGACGCGACCGCCCTCTATGCCCTGCTGGCCAACGGCCCGACGACGCAGGCCGCCTGA
- the hpf gene encoding ribosome hibernation-promoting factor, HPF/YfiA family, with amino-acid sequence MAGLRVTGHGLDLGTALRGRVEDRMAATLAKYLDPHMSTSCTGHVTLRRDGPAYRTDCVLHLVTGLTLEASGAAHDVHASFEQTADKLEKRLRRYKHKLKDHGAPSHNGADIEAAYAVFAAPDDEVDEEPLDAEAEEGAHPPVVAESTRTLKRQSVSEAVTALDMTGAPVVVFVHAGTGRINVVYRRSDGAIGWVDPPGERD; translated from the coding sequence ATGGCAGGTTTGCGGGTGACGGGGCATGGCCTCGATCTCGGTACGGCCCTGCGAGGCCGGGTCGAGGACCGCATGGCGGCGACCCTCGCGAAGTATCTCGATCCGCATATGAGCACCAGTTGCACGGGGCACGTGACCCTGCGGCGCGATGGGCCGGCATACCGAACCGATTGCGTGCTGCATCTGGTCACCGGGCTGACGCTGGAAGCCTCGGGTGCGGCGCACGACGTTCATGCGAGCTTCGAGCAGACCGCCGACAAGCTCGAAAAGCGCCTGCGCCGCTACAAGCACAAGCTGAAGGATCACGGCGCGCCGAGCCACAACGGGGCCGACATCGAGGCGGCCTACGCCGTCTTCGCCGCGCCCGACGACGAGGTGGACGAGGAGCCGCTCGACGCCGAGGCGGAGGAGGGGGCGCACCCCCCGGTGGTGGCCGAGAGCACGCGCACGCTCAAGCGCCAATCCGTCAGCGAGGCGGTCACCGCCCTCGACATGACCGGCGCCCCGGTCGTCGTCTTCGTTCACGCTGGCACCGGGCGCATCAACGTCGTATATCGGCGCAGTGACGGTGCGATCGGGTGGGTCGATCCGCCCGGCGAGCGGGACTGA